In Nostoc edaphicum CCNP1411, the sequence TGCTATCTGATTTCCACGCAGCACGGGGGCGATCGCTGGAAGATTCACGACGCTTACCAAGTCTGGGTTTGGGAGCAGAAGACTCTTCTTGGGGAATTTCCACGTCTGAACTCAACCAAGCAGGACGAGTTTGATCGTAAGCAATTTGCAATGCTGCGGCAGCGATCGCTTGAGCATCGTATTCTTCAATCAGTTCGCTGACAATTGGCAAGAATGAAGCCAAACGCTCACCTGTCAAGGCTTCTCGCACTAGTTCTTGCAATTTCAGAATGTGTTTTGCTTCAATCTGGGCGCGTGTGGGAATTGTCAGCACTTGCCAACTTTGGCGGTTATGACGTTCAAATGTTTGCTGTTTGCGGCGCTCAAATGGTTGTACTAAAGAAATTGCTGTTCCTTCTTTACCAGCACGACCAGTACGACCAATGCGGTGGACGTAGGTTTCTACGCTGTCGGGTAAGTCGTAGTTGATCACATGGGAAAGTTGATCGACATCTAACCCCCGTGCTGCAATGTCAGTTGCTACCACCCAGCGGACTTGACGGTTGCGGAATCTAATTAATAACCGTTCCCGTGCTTGTTGGGACAAGTCACCGTGGTATTCATCGACACTATGACCAGCCCCTTGTAACTGACTGGTGAGTTCTGCGGCTGTGCGTCTGGTGCGGACAAAGATTAAAGCTGTTTCTGGATCTTCCATTTCCAGAATTGGTTGTAAAGCTTTGGCTTTTGTCCAGTGGCGGGGGATCAAATAAGCTACTTGATTAATCTTGTTGGGAGCGGCTTTTGGCTGCTCAACTGTGACAGTTGCAGGCGATCGCAAGAACTTATTCACCAACATCCGAATCGAGGGTGGCATTGTTGCCGAGAATAAAGCTGTTTGGCGATCTACGGGCGCTTGCGAGAGGATTTTGATCACATCGTCGATAAAGCCCATGCTCAACATTTCATCGGCTTCATCCAACACAAACCACTTCACTTGATCGAGCTTTAAACAACCGCGATCGAGCAAATCGATCACCCGTCCTGGAGTACCCACGACCATGTGAACGCCACGTTTGAGTTGTAACATTTGGCGGTCAATTGATTGACCACCGTAGATTGCTAACACCCGCAATCCTTCATTACCGATGAATTGTGCGATCGCATCGTGAACTTGCATCGCTAATTCACGAGTTGGTGTTAAAACTATGGCTTGCACGGCTCTTTGATTAATATCCAGCCGCTCTAAAATTGGCAGTGAAAATGCTGCCGTTTTGCCTGTTCCAGTTTGAGATTGACCTACTACATCACGACCACTCAGCAATTGGGGAATTGCTTGGACTTGAATGTTAGTGGGTTCGGTAAAACCGATTTTTTCTAGTTGTTCGACACGTTCTTGGGAAATGCCTAGTTCTTGGAATGAAAGAGTCATTAATTCTCCTAAATTTTTTGTAAGTATTTTTGGATTAGTCATTTAGTCATTAGTCATTTAGTCATTAGTCATTAGTCATTAGTTATTGGCTAGTTAGTCAGCCAAGGGCGATAGCGGAGCCTCAACTCTTAGAGAGGCTATGTCAACAAGTCCGCCAGCGTTTTAGGTAAACCCTCATGAAAACTGCCATTAATGCAGTATTGACCTTAGGATAAGGATGAATATATAAGGGTCATTTAACAAATGGACTTTGGACAAAAGACAAAGGACAATTTAGTTATTGACTACTTGACCATAGAGGTCGTATGTATCAGCGTGGTGAATCGCTATTGGCACGATGGTTCCTAATTTTGCCTGGCCTTTGACATATACCAGACCATCAACCTCTGGGGAAAATCTACCTGAACGACCGATTAATTCACCACTTTCAGGATTTTCTTGCTCAATCAGGACATCGACGATTTTGCCTACTTCCTGTTGATTTTTCTTTTGAGAAATCGGTTGCTGGAGTTCCATCAGTTGGTATCGGCGATCGTCCATCACTTCTTGGGGCAAGTGATTTGGTAGTTTGTAAGCTGGGGTTCCTTCCTCAGAGGAAAAGGTGAAGACACCAACATGATCAAATTCATGCCGCTGAACGAACTCTAGTAGATGCTCAAAATGCTCGCTTGTTTCTCCTGGGAAACCAACAATAAATGTTGTCCGCATTACGGCTGTTGGTAGCGCCGTTCTAATGCGATCTATAATCCCATCATTTACGCGTCCTTGCCAAGGACGATTCATGGCGCGGAGAACATCTGGATGGGAATGCTGCAAGGGCAAATCCAGGTAAGGCAAGACGTTGGGTGTTTCTTGAATCGCCGCAATCACATCTGGGGTTAGTCCCGTGGGATAAGCATAGTGCATTCTGATCCACGGTATATCTACTTTCCCCAAAGCGCGAAGTAATTCCGCTAATTTTGGCTGGCCGTAAATATCTAGACCGTAATTAGTGGTGATTTGGGAAATTAGAATAATTTCCTTTACCCCTTGACTAACTAACTGCTCCGCTTCGGCGACGATAGATTCTATAGTACGCGATCGCTGGTTCCCTCGAAGATGAGGAATGATACAAAATGCACAACGATAATCACATCCTTCTGCAACCCGTAGATAAGCTACGCCCTCGGTTGTAGTACGATAGCGCGGTGTAGTCTCGTCGGCAATGTAGGTTGGCTCAATACTAACCTGTTTGACCCGCTCGCCAAGTTCAACACGCTCAATTACATTTACAATTTTGTGATAATCGCCAGTGCCGACAACGGCGACTGCTTCGGGTAACTCTTCCAAAAGTTGTTCTTGGAAGTGTTGCGCCATACAGCCAGTGATTACGATCTTTTTATTTGCCTCTGCCAGTTCTACCAAAGTTCTGACAGATTCTTGCCGGGCCGCTTCAATAAAACTACAGGTATTAACTATAACGTAATCGGCTAACTCTTCATTTGTATCTACACCGTAGCCTGCTTCTACGAGCATTCCCAGCATGTGTTCTGTATCAATCCGATTTTTCTCGCAGCCCAAGTGAGAAATGGCAATTGTTGGCTTATCACCCATATTTTGAAAATATCTTCATTTTTTTCTTCTTGTAGTCAAACATTGCAGCGCTAATTTCGCTTTTTTCTATCACTATCCTTCAGATAACAGTATGCAGTAGATTTCCACTGTCAGTAATTGTCCGTGGACTTATGACCCTATCAATAAATAAAAATAGAGGCCATGTTATGATATTTTTATCAATCTGTTCCCCAGGGTAAATTGAAGTGTCTTTGGGTACATTTGACACTTGTAATCTTTTTTAACAATTCGCCTATTGGTATTTTACATTACCACAGCGTGTGCGTTGTTAATCTACCCATCGGGAAGCCGCCCAAAGGGCTTGTTGTGAGAAGTCGCTACCCTCAGGGAAATCGACGAAAGCGACTACGCCTATAAAGCAGTAATGCTACCCTGGCGATTGGCAAGTCCTACGACAATGCGCGGACAAGACGCCTAAACCACGGAAAGCTGCCTTGCGTCTAGTGAGTGGCAAACTCCTCTTGTAGCCAGGTTTTATCTTAACATATCTTATGGGAGGTTTCACGCCAATTTCCATCTTAGGAAGGAGGCAGTAAACCGACTATCATAAAACACATTTGACTAGTTAATGAAAAGTCAAGAGTCAAGGGTCAAGAGGAGCCAGTCACGTGCGGGGTTTTCCCCGTTGAAGAGCCACCTCCCTATAGAGATTTTCTCTGTTCAGGGGAGTGGTGTTGAACTGGCGTTCAATAGTCAAAAAATTCTGGACTCTGGACTCCGCGAGGCGGATTAAAGACGTGGACTTATATCAGATATTTAAAACTCGCTCACCAATTATTGGCGTGGTTCACCTGCTACCACTGCCTACCTCACCCCGTTGGGGAGGTAGTTTAAAAGCGGTGATTGATCGTGCCGAACAAGAAGCCGCAGCCTTAGCAAGTGGAGGGGTTGACGGGCTGATTGTCGAGAATTTTTTCGATGCGCCGTTTACCAAAAACCAAGTCGATCCAGTGGTTGTGAGTGCCATGACCATTGTGGTGCAGCGAATACAGAATTTGGTGACTTTGCCTATAGGCTTAAATGTTTTGCGAAACGATGGCAAAAGTGCAATGGCGATCGCTAGCTGTGTGCAAGCGCAATTTATCCGCGTCAACGTCCTCACAGGGGTGATGGCAACCGACCAAGGATTAATTGAGGGAGAAGCCCATCAGTTACTCCGTTATCGACGGGAGTTAGGTTCTGATGTTAAAATCCTGGCCGATGTGTTGGTGAAACACGCCCGTCCTTTGAGTTCTCCAAATCTCACAGTCGCCGTGAAAGACACCATTGAAAGGGGTTTAGCAGACGCAGTGATTTTATCTGGTTGGGCTACTGGTAGTCCTCCTAACTTAGAAGATTTGGAACTAGCTTGTGGCGCAGCAAATGGTACACCAGTGTTCATCGGTAGCGGGGCCAATTGGGAAAATATTGATACATTGATGCAGGCAGCAGATGGCGTAATAGTTTCCAGTTCCCTGAAACGTCATGGACGTATAGAGCAACCAATTGACCCTATTCGCGTCAGTCAATTTGTGGAAGCTGCCCGTCGCAATTGGAACTCCAAAGGTGAAAGCAAATCAGCAGAACAAGTGAAGTTACATTCTTAATTGGGGCATGGGGCATGGGGAATGGGGCATGGGAAGAAATAATTATAATGCCCAATGACGGCAGTTGCTCCACTTGGGGAGACCCCAAGACCGCACTGCCTCCCCAATGCCCAATGCCCAATGCCCATTAACCAATAACAATTTATGATTCGCCGTCGTTCTACTCCTTGGATTCATAAATGGTCACGTCCATTGATTGCCGCGATCGCTGGATGTGGTGCCCTGATCACAGGTTATCTCACCATAGAAAAGTTAACCGGAGGCAGTGCCGCTTGTGTGGCAGAAGCTGGTGCTAAGGGCTGTAATGATGTACTTTCCAGTCCTTGGGCAACGGTTTTTGGTCAGCCGTTAGCTTTGTTTGGATTTTTGGCATACATCAGTATGGTGGTATTGGCTTTGGCTCCCTTCACATTCAAATCAGGGGAAAACAATAGCCGCAAACAATTGGAAAATTGGACATGGTGGTTGCTGCTGGTGGGTGCGATCGCGATGTCTGTCTTTAGCGGCTATTTAATGTACGTGCTGGCATCTCAAATCAAAGCTATTTGTCCTTACTGTATCGGTTCAGCTTTGTTCTCTGTGAGTCTTTTGGTACTGACAATTATCGGTCGGACTTGGGAGGATATTGGACAAATCTTATTTACCGCTCTGATTGTCGGGATGGTGACACTGATTGGTACTTTAGGTGTCTACGCTGGTGTGAATCAATCACAGGTTACACCTGGAACTCCTGGACAACCTGTAAAAATTTCCTTTACTCCCAATGTAAAACCTAACCCAGCATTTGGTTGGGAAATTACCACTACTTCTGGTGAAGCAGAAATAGCCTTAGCACGCCATCTAGCGCAAGTAGGTGCGAAGCAATACAGTGCTTACTGGTGTCCTCACTGTCATGAACAAAAGCTGCTTTTTGGTAAAGAAGCTGAGGAAATAGTCAACAATGATATCAAGGTAGAGTGCGCTGCCGATGGACTCAAAGCTCAACCAGAACTTTGTCAAGCCGCAAAAATTGAAGGCTTTCCCACTTGGATTATCAATGGTAAAAGCTATAGCGGAGTTCAAAACTTAGAGGAACTAGCGAAAGTTTCTGCCTACACAGGGCCTCGTAACTTCAAGTATTTCAAATAATTGACTTGAAGAGACTTCATCTGCGGCTTTCAATCCATTAGGAAGCCTACACCAAGCTAGCTGTACGGTGTAGTTTACATCTAATAGTCAACTGGATGAATACAGCAAAGTCTGTTTCCAGTTGGCTTTTTTGTTTTTGGTAATAGTTCATTCATACTTCTTTCCTCCATGCCTTCTGCCTCCTGCCTTCTCTGATAATAAGTTTTGTCCAATACCCAATTATCAATTTTCCTACGGCTTTTATTTGCAAACACCTGACGCTAAAGGAAATTAATCAAGTATATTTACTTTAAGATAATGTATACTTTAATTTCTTTTTACAGCACTTAGGAGCCACCTTGGGATGTAATCATGTCAGCGCCGAACCCAAAGGTGTGTCTGTTGGGAGTTACCATAATTCTCAGTAAAATACCTAATTGATCACAAATGTGCAATTTTAATTGAGTAAGCTTAACCAGACAAGGTTTTCGGCATTTATTAATCTGTGCTGATCGCCACAAAATTCTCAGTTGCCGTTTGGTCAGATAATTGGCCTCAATGTATGCTATTACATCACAAATACTACGATGTCTTAAATAACCTTGCTGAGTTGAAAAAACTCTTAGAAACTCTATTTAGCTCCTCTTTGAGCTATGTTAGTCCGATAGTTAATAGCTATAGGAGATAGAGAATATTTCTGCCTACTAGGTAATGGGAATGAATCAGCAGCTAGGCAAGCGTTTTGTAAAGTTAATCTTTGAACTGAAACAATCGCTTAGTCGAGGACACAGAGAATTGATTACTGCGGCCAGCGTTGCAGCCTGCGTCCTACTTTTGCGCTCCATCGGATTATTGCAATCTTTGGAGCTGGCAGCTTTGGATCAATTTTTTCACTTACGTCCAAATGAACCGCCAGAAGAACGTATTACGATTGTAGTGATTGATGAGGCCTATTTAGACGAAGTAGGTTCATGGCCGATTCCAGATGCGAAGATTGCCCTGTTGTTGCAAAAATTAAATGTCTACAAACCCCGTGCTATTGGCTTAGATATCTACAGAAATTTGCCAGTACAGCCTGGCAATAAGGAACTGCGTAATGCTTATAAGTCAATGCCTAATTTGGTTGGGATTGAATTACTGGCAAATGACAAAAATAAAAGCATTGGAGTTTTACCTCCACCTGGGCTGAGTCGCCACCAAGTGGGTTTTAACAACGTACTGTATGACCCTGATGGGAAAGTACGTCGCAGCTTGTTATATTGGCATATCAATAATCAAGTACACGAAAGTTTTGCCCTGAAGCTGGCTTTATTATATTTAGAGTCAGAAGATATTACTCCTAGCAAAGCAAAAAGTAATCCTGAGTATTTGCAATTGGGTAAGGCAGCATTTACTCGTTTTGAGGGTAATGATGGTGCTTATATGGGAGCTAATGCTAGAGGCTACCAAATTTTGACCAATTTTCCCAAACCCCAATGTCAAAGTTCATCTGGAGAATTTTGTAGTTTTCGCCAGGTATCGATGAGAGATGTACTGGCAGATAAAGTCCAAGAAAAGTTAATCAAAGATCGGATTATACTTATTGGCTCCACCGCACCCAGTCTCCAGGATTTTGTATTCATTCCTTACTCCAGCAGCCTAATGGGTACAGCAAAGCCTGTACCTGGTATTCAACTGCAAGCTTATTTTATTAGTGAGTTAATCTCTGCTGCTCTTGATGGAAGACCATTACTCAAAGTCTGGACTGACTTGGTGGAATACTTGTGGATTTTTGTCTGGTCTTATCTGGGAGCCGTAACGACATGGCGGATGCAAAATACAACTAGGAGCCTGCTTAGTATCTTAGTTTCTTGCTTTGTATTTACCCTAAGTGCATACGTTGCTTTTTTGCATGGTTGGTGGATACCACTCATTCCCTCACTGTTTTGCTTTGGCAGTTCAGCTATTTGGATGATCAGTCATATTGCCCACATGCAGGAAGAGTGGAAACGTTCTAAGGAATTTTTACATCACGTCATTAACACGATTCCTGATCCAATTTTTGTGAAAAATGAACAACACCAGTGGATTGTTTTAAATGAGGCATATTGTCGATTTATCGGTTATCCGAAGAAGTTATTAATTGAAAAGTCAGACTATGACTTTTTCTCTAAACATGAAGCTGATGTGTTTCGACAACAGGATGATCTGGTTTTTCGGACTCAGCAACCCCAGGAACATGAAGAAGAATTTACAAATGCAGATGGACAGACTCATCAAATTGCCACTAAGCGATCGCTCCACAAAGACTCAGCTGGCAATTTCTTTTTAGTTGGGGTTATCCGAGATATTACTCAGCGCAAGCTGATGGAGGATCAGCTGAAGCGTACTGCTGCTGAACTATTCCGCTCTAACAATGAATTAAAACTCAAAGAAGACCACTTACGTTATTTAGCGTATCACGACCCCCTCACTGGTTTATCCAATCGCAAATTTTTTGCTGAACAACTTTACGAGTCATTACATTGGGCGCAACACAACAACTTGTTGCTGGGACTGCTATTTATTGATCTAGATGGCTTTAAGCAAGTCAATGATACTCTGGGGCACGAGACGGGCGATCGCTTGTTAATGACTATCGCTGGAAGACTCAGCAACTCTTTACGTTCTAGTGATACAGTTTCTCGTTTGGGTGGCGATGAATTTACTGTGATTTTACGGGCAATTCCTAATGTTCAAATAGCTGCTAAAGTCGCTGAGAAAATTTTAAGCAGTATTACCAAGCCAATTGTCTTGGACGGCTATACAATCCGAGTCTCTGCCAGTATTGGCATTAGTGTTTACCCGTACAACAGTCAAGACAGTGAAACTTTGATGAAACAGGCAGATGCAGCAATGTACCGTGCCAAGCGTCTGGGTAAAAATCGCTACGAGTTTGCTTAATTAGTCAAGAGTCAAGTCTCCAATTTATTTTCAATTTAGTTATAATTTTTACCTTCCAATTAGGAATGTGTATTAGAGATACGTCCAAAGCACTATCTTGAAAAAGTATGGGATATATGGTTGTTTAGGCAAGATATAGACCCAGTAAGGCTTTTTTGCCTGAAGACTAAACCCAAGAACATCGATGAGAAAGGAATTAGTCATCAGAGGTAATCAAAAAATAAATCTTTAGCGTAGCATTTTTTACATGTTTAAATATTACTTGTACTGTTTCGGTTTATAGCGATATTTCATAATTACATGGGTTGCAAAATCCTTACAATATAGGTATTACGTTATTTTAACTTTACATATCTTCACTCTAAAAAAATCATAACTATACAATAAAATAAGTATTATTTAATATTTGTCTAAACCCTTGATTTAGCAAACATAGTGTTTATACTTAAGAAAATTAAGATTTTATTAAATAAATAGTGAATTGAGCAAAATGCTCACAGTCATTCATCAACATATCTAACTTTAGACTGATGTAAAAACAGCTTATTAAGAATACTACTTAAGTATAAAGACTATTTAATACCAGCTAATTAAGGTTAATCTATAAGCAAATACCATAATTACTTGTACACCAACAGCAATAATTTAATAAAGTTAAAATATTTTTTTCAAAAACATCAGTAAATATACGAAAAACATAAAAGCACGTTTGAAATGAAAAACTAGTAAATTTACTGACAGCTATGAAAACTAACCTCCGAATCACAAAGTTTATAATCTTCTGTATAAGTGCTTACATACTAATACCTAAAATTGCTGCTTGCACAGGTATATTCAGTACTGCAAGTGCTAATACTTTTGGCACTACTAGTAACAAGACTTTAATCGCCCGCAAAGTCAATTCTCAAAATTCAAAAGACACGTATATTCCACCAAATTATGGTGGCCCCGACAGTCAGCATGGAAGCGGCACTCGCTGATGGCAATTTTGGATTTTAGATTCTGCTGAAGCAGTGTGATGAGGCAACTATTGTCTTGAGCATCATATCCTTTAGTTGGAAATACCCCATCGCCCTTAGCATCAGAGTGGCTCAGGCTTCTGTCGTTAGTGTTTATATAGTCTTCTTACTTTGGGAGAATTAGCGAGTTCTATACAGTTTAAGCGAGTCTAAGCGTACCTTATACCAATTTGAAAAAAGAATGCGACAAATAGACCATTTGTAGAGACGCGATGAATCGCGTCTTTACCCAAGGATGTGTTGCAATCATTAATTGAATTGGTATTATCTTAAAGCTGTCTACGCACACCAGCGACCACAATAGAAGAGATTACAAGCCTTCACTAGAAACCACATTCCGCGAACTTAAATCAAGACAATAGTGGAGATTTCCACCAATGATCTGTTTGTACAAGTGTGTGAACTTGCCAATTTGGGTCTGGTTGAGGATAATCTAAACGGTAGTGTCCGCCTCGGCTTTCGGTTCTAAAAGCAGCACTTTTGAGAATTAAATCAGCTACATCTAATAAATTGCGGGTTTCTGCCCAAAGTCCCAATTGCCGTTCAACATCTGGTAGGTCAAAACTAGCTGGTTCTGCTGGACGTAAAGCAAGCAAGAATTGACTTAAAGGCAAGGCCGCGAAATCTTGCTGCCAAGATTCAATAGTAGCGATCGCACTTTCCAACTTTGATTGTTCCCGACAAATACCAGCACTTTCCCACACTAGACGTGGTAACTTCTCTCTGAGTGCTTCTAGCTGTGCTCGCTGGATCTGCCACTCACTGGCATCAGGACTAAATTTCCGTAATGGTAGCACTGGTGTTTCTGACGGCAGCCCAATATTTTCCAACTCAATTTGGCCCATTTGGGCCCCAAACACAATACATTCCAACAGAGAATTACTAGCAAGGCGATTTGCCCCATGCACCCCCGTACTAGCAGTTTCACCCACTGCGTACAAACCAGGGATATTTGTGCGATTCATCAGATCCGCGACAATTCCACCCATCCAATAATGGGCAGCTGGTGCTACTGGAATTGGTTCATGGAAGACATCAACGCCCCAATGCTGACAAACTTTGATGATGTTGGGAAAGCGGTGACGAATCTTGTCGACGGGGATGGGGCGCATATCCAACCAGACATGGGCAGTCGCCAAATCAAGGGCAGTACGTTGTAAATGGCTAAAAATTGCTCTACTGACCACATCTCTAGGTGCGAGTTCACCCGCAGGGTGGTAGTCAAAGGCAAAACGCCGCCCTTCATTATCGATGAGATGTGCCCCTTCGCCGCGTACAGCTTCGCTGATGAGAAAGCGATCGGCACCAGGTTTAGTAAGGGCAGTGGGGTGAAATTGGACAAATTCTAAATCACGGAGGATGGACCCAGCCCGATATGCGATCGCTACCCCATCACCTGTACTCACAGCCGGGTTAGTAGTTTGAGCAAATACCTGACCGCCACCACCAGTTGCCAGTACCACAGCACCAGCTCTTACCCATGTGACTCTACCTTGATAAAACAGGCTAATTCCCTGACAGTGACCAGTTTCAGGTTCAATCCACAAACTCAAAGCCAAAGCTTGCTGAATGACTTGAATATTCTGGCGACGTAATACTTGGGTGGTGAGGGTGGTGGTAACTTCCCTCCCTGTGGTGTCCGCAGCGTGGAGTACACGGCGGCGAGAATGGGCGGCTTCTAAAGTTAAAGCCAAGGCTTGACCTTGACGGTCAAAAGCTACCCCCAAGTTAACTAGGGATTGAATACAGCTAGGGGCATGTTGGGCGAGAAATTCTACAGCGGTGCGATCGCATAAACCCGCACCCGCCTGGATCGTATCTTCAATATGCAGCGTCGGAGAATCTTCTGGGGCTACCGCTGCGGCAATGCCACCTTGTGCCCAATCACTGGCGGACAAAGCAACAGTTTCTTTGGTAATCAAGCCGACTCGCAAGGATTCTGGTAGACACAGCGCTGTATATAGTCCGGCGGCACCAGCACCGACTACTAAGACATCAAATTGGCTAGGAATATCTATCTGAGACAAGGTAATGGGTAGGGGGAAGTGAGTATTTAGAAGTTAGGAGTTAGGAGTTTTGAATTTTTAACTCATAACTCCTAACTCCTATCATGTCCCACTCCTTAGAATCAGAAGTGGGCTGCTATTTGCTACATGAACTGCATATACAGTTATCTGTAGATACCGTTGTTAAAGCGATCGTCTCCCTCATTGAAGGCAGGCTCTAGTTCTGTCACAGTGAAATTATCCAAGTTGGCTTGCAGGGTTTGTTTTTGGCGATCGCTCAATCCTGGAAGATCCAATACATCCTCTACATTTTTGTAGGGAGCATTCGTGATGATTTTCTTAGCCAGGGTGGGATAAAGCCCTGGAAACTGTTGAAAAGCTCGGACGTTGGTATTATTCAAATCAATTTTTTTACCAAATTCCGTTGCTAGTTTAGCGTCTGCCCGATTCTGCCGCTCAATTGCCAGAACTGGGACTTGTGGAAAAGCAAAACTGTTGAAACTAGCAGCTTGGGCTATCTGAGTTGTTCCCAACCATACCCAGCAACCAAGTAACAAACTAAACACTGTTAATAAACGCGCCAATCCTTTCACGATTTTCTACCTCTTTCCATCAAACAGCAATAAAAGTTTTAAGCTAACAGTGGTCATTAGTCATTAGTCATTAGTCATTAGTCATTAGACATACTCTGCGGGGAGTCGCTAATGCGTCTACGTGAGAGCGCTAAGAACAAAGGATAAAGGACAAAGGACAAAAGCTGATAGCTTAATTAACACAGCAGTCATCAGAAACTAATATACAGCGTATTAATATCCACAATATTTACCGTTACTGGGTTTGACTGTAATTTTGCCAAA encodes:
- a CDS encoding DEAD/DEAH box helicase; amino-acid sequence: MTLSFQELGISQERVEQLEKIGFTEPTNIQVQAIPQLLSGRDVVGQSQTGTGKTAAFSLPILERLDINQRAVQAIVLTPTRELAMQVHDAIAQFIGNEGLRVLAIYGGQSIDRQMLQLKRGVHMVVGTPGRVIDLLDRGCLKLDQVKWFVLDEADEMLSMGFIDDVIKILSQAPVDRQTALFSATMPPSIRMLVNKFLRSPATVTVEQPKAAPNKINQVAYLIPRHWTKAKALQPILEMEDPETALIFVRTRRTAAELTSQLQGAGHSVDEYHGDLSQQARERLLIRFRNRQVRWVVATDIAARGLDVDQLSHVINYDLPDSVETYVHRIGRTGRAGKEGTAISLVQPFERRKQQTFERHNRQSWQVLTIPTRAQIEAKHILKLQELVREALTGERLASFLPIVSELIEEYDAQAIAAAALQIAYDQTRPAWLSSDVEIPQEESSAPKPRLGKRRESSSDRPRAAWKSDSSNGDEERHSSPKPKLRTSGSGRESSASPSKKLG
- the rimO gene encoding 30S ribosomal protein S12 methylthiotransferase RimO, with translation MGDKPTIAISHLGCEKNRIDTEHMLGMLVEAGYGVDTNEELADYVIVNTCSFIEAARQESVRTLVELAEANKKIVITGCMAQHFQEQLLEELPEAVAVVGTGDYHKIVNVIERVELGERVKQVSIEPTYIADETTPRYRTTTEGVAYLRVAEGCDYRCAFCIIPHLRGNQRSRTIESIVAEAEQLVSQGVKEIILISQITTNYGLDIYGQPKLAELLRALGKVDIPWIRMHYAYPTGLTPDVIAAIQETPNVLPYLDLPLQHSHPDVLRAMNRPWQGRVNDGIIDRIRTALPTAVMRTTFIVGFPGETSEHFEHLLEFVQRHEFDHVGVFTFSSEEGTPAYKLPNHLPQEVMDDRRYQLMELQQPISQKKNQQEVGKIVDVLIEQENPESGELIGRSGRFSPEVDGLVYVKGQAKLGTIVPIAIHHADTYDLYGQVVNN
- the btpA gene encoding photosystem I biogenesis protein BtpA, giving the protein MDLYQIFKTRSPIIGVVHLLPLPTSPRWGGSLKAVIDRAEQEAAALASGGVDGLIVENFFDAPFTKNQVDPVVVSAMTIVVQRIQNLVTLPIGLNVLRNDGKSAMAIASCVQAQFIRVNVLTGVMATDQGLIEGEAHQLLRYRRELGSDVKILADVLVKHARPLSSPNLTVAVKDTIERGLADAVILSGWATGSPPNLEDLELACGAANGTPVFIGSGANWENIDTLMQAADGVIVSSSLKRHGRIEQPIDPIRVSQFVEAARRNWNSKGESKSAEQVKLHS
- a CDS encoding vitamin K epoxide reductase family protein; protein product: MIRRRSTPWIHKWSRPLIAAIAGCGALITGYLTIEKLTGGSAACVAEAGAKGCNDVLSSPWATVFGQPLALFGFLAYISMVVLALAPFTFKSGENNSRKQLENWTWWLLLVGAIAMSVFSGYLMYVLASQIKAICPYCIGSALFSVSLLVLTIIGRTWEDIGQILFTALIVGMVTLIGTLGVYAGVNQSQVTPGTPGQPVKISFTPNVKPNPAFGWEITTTSGEAEIALARHLAQVGAKQYSAYWCPHCHEQKLLFGKEAEEIVNNDIKVECAADGLKAQPELCQAAKIEGFPTWIINGKSYSGVQNLEELAKVSAYTGPRNFKYFK
- a CDS encoding CHASE2 domain-containing protein, with translation MNQQLGKRFVKLIFELKQSLSRGHRELITAASVAACVLLLRSIGLLQSLELAALDQFFHLRPNEPPEERITIVVIDEAYLDEVGSWPIPDAKIALLLQKLNVYKPRAIGLDIYRNLPVQPGNKELRNAYKSMPNLVGIELLANDKNKSIGVLPPPGLSRHQVGFNNVLYDPDGKVRRSLLYWHINNQVHESFALKLALLYLESEDITPSKAKSNPEYLQLGKAAFTRFEGNDGAYMGANARGYQILTNFPKPQCQSSSGEFCSFRQVSMRDVLADKVQEKLIKDRIILIGSTAPSLQDFVFIPYSSSLMGTAKPVPGIQLQAYFISELISAALDGRPLLKVWTDLVEYLWIFVWSYLGAVTTWRMQNTTRSLLSILVSCFVFTLSAYVAFLHGWWIPLIPSLFCFGSSAIWMISHIAHMQEEWKRSKEFLHHVINTIPDPIFVKNEQHQWIVLNEAYCRFIGYPKKLLIEKSDYDFFSKHEADVFRQQDDLVFRTQQPQEHEEEFTNADGQTHQIATKRSLHKDSAGNFFLVGVIRDITQRKLMEDQLKRTAAELFRSNNELKLKEDHLRYLAYHDPLTGLSNRKFFAEQLYESLHWAQHNNLLLGLLFIDLDGFKQVNDTLGHETGDRLLMTIAGRLSNSLRSSDTVSRLGGDEFTVILRAIPNVQIAAKVAEKILSSITKPIVLDGYTIRVSASIGISVYPYNSQDSETLMKQADAAMYRAKRLGKNRYEFA
- the nadB gene encoding L-aspartate oxidase gives rise to the protein MSQIDIPSQFDVLVVGAGAAGLYTALCLPESLRVGLITKETVALSASDWAQGGIAAAVAPEDSPTLHIEDTIQAGAGLCDRTAVEFLAQHAPSCIQSLVNLGVAFDRQGQALALTLEAAHSRRRVLHAADTTGREVTTTLTTQVLRRQNIQVIQQALALSLWIEPETGHCQGISLFYQGRVTWVRAGAVVLATGGGGQVFAQTTNPAVSTGDGVAIAYRAGSILRDLEFVQFHPTALTKPGADRFLISEAVRGEGAHLIDNEGRRFAFDYHPAGELAPRDVVSRAIFSHLQRTALDLATAHVWLDMRPIPVDKIRHRFPNIIKVCQHWGVDVFHEPIPVAPAAHYWMGGIVADLMNRTNIPGLYAVGETASTGVHGANRLASNSLLECIVFGAQMGQIELENIGLPSETPVLPLRKFSPDASEWQIQRAQLEALREKLPRLVWESAGICREQSKLESAIATIESWQQDFAALPLSQFLLALRPAEPASFDLPDVERQLGLWAETRNLLDVADLILKSAAFRTESRGGHYRLDYPQPDPNWQVHTLVQTDHWWKSPLLS
- the psbU gene encoding photosystem II complex extrinsic protein PsbU; this translates as MKGLARLLTVFSLLLGCWVWLGTTQIAQAASFNSFAFPQVPVLAIERQNRADAKLATEFGKKIDLNNTNVRAFQQFPGLYPTLAKKIITNAPYKNVEDVLDLPGLSDRQKQTLQANLDNFTVTELEPAFNEGDDRFNNGIYR